The following nucleotide sequence is from Nomascus leucogenys isolate Asia chromosome 13, Asia_NLE_v1, whole genome shotgun sequence.
CAAGTGGAAATGGAAGGTCTTATGGGCTTGGGTCAGAGCAGAGGTCCCAGGCACCAGCAAGATACTCCCTGCAGTCTGCTAATGCCTCTTCTCTCTCATCGGGCCAGTTAAagtctccttccctctcccagtCACAGGCATCCAGAGTGTTAGGTCAGTCCAGTTCCAAACCTGCTGCAGCTGCCACAGGCCCTCCCCCAGGTAACACTTCCTCAACTCAAAAGTGGAAAATATGTACAATCTGTAATGAGCTTTTTCCTGAAAATGTCTATAGTGTGCACTTCGAAAAAGAACACAAAGCTGAGAAAGTCCCAGCAGTAGCCAACTACATCATGAAAATACACAATTTTACTAGCAAATGCCTCTACTGTAATCGCTATTTACCCACAGATACCCTGCTCAACCATATGTTAATTCATGGTCTGTCTTGTCCATATTGCCGTTCAACTTTCAATGATGTGGAAAAGATGGCCGCACACATGCGGATGGTTCACATTGATGAAGAGATGGGACCTAAAACAGATTCTACTTTGAGTTTTGATTTGACATTGCAGCAGGGTAGTCACACTAACATCCATCTCCTGGTAACTACATACAATCTGAGGGATGCCCCAGCTGAATCTGTTGCTTACCATGCCCAAAATAACCCTCCAGTTCCTCCAAAGCCACAGCCAAAAGTTCAGGAAAAGGCAGATATCCCTGTTAAAAGTTCACCTCAAGCTGCAGTGCCCTATAAAAAAGATGTTGGGAAAACCCTTTGTCCTCTTTGCTTTTCAATCCTAAAAGGACCCATATCTGATGCACTTGCACATCACTTACGAGAGAGGCACCAAGTTATTCAGACGGTTCATCCAGTTGAGAAAAAGCTTACCTACAAATGTATCCATTGCCTTGGTGTGTATACCAGCAACATGACCGCCTCGACTATCACTCTGCATCTAGTTCACTGCAGGGGTGTTGGAAAGACCCAAAATGGCCAGGATAAGACAAATGCACCCTCTCGGCTTAATCAGTCTCCAAGTCTGGCACCTGTGAAGCGCACTTACGAGCAAATGGAATTTCCCTTACTGAAAAAACGAAAGTTAGATGATGATAGTGATTCACCCAGCTTCTTTGAAGAGAAGCCTGAAGAGCCTGTTGTTTTAGCTTTAGACCCCAAGGGTCATGAAGATGATTCCTATGAAGCCAGGAAAAGCTTTCTAACAAAGTATTTTAACAAACAGCCCTATCCCACCAGGAGAGAAATTGAGAAGCTAGCAGCCAGTTTATGGTTATGGAAGAGTGACATCGCTTCCCATTTTAGTAACAAAAGGAAGAAGTGTGTCCGTGATTGTGAAAAGTACAAGCCTGGCGTGTTGCTGGGGTTTAACATGAAAGAATTAAATAAAGTCAAGCATGAGATGGATTTTGATGCTGAGTGGCTATTTGAAAATCATGATGAGAAGGATTCCAGAGTCAATGCTAGTAAGACTGCTGACAAAAAGCTCAACCTTGGGAAGGAAGATGACAGTTCCTCAGACAGTTTTGAAAATTTGGAAGAAGAATCCAATGAAAGTGGTAGCCCCTTTGACCCTGTTTTTGAAGTTGAACCTAAAATCTCTAATGATAACCCAGAGGAACATGTACTGAAGGTAATTCCTGAGGATGCTTTAGAATCTGAGGAGAAGCTAGACCAAAAAGAGGATGGTTCAAAATACGAAACTATTCATTTGACTGAGGAACCAACCAAACTAATGCACAATGCTTCTGATAGTGAGGTTGACCAAGACGATGTTGTTGAGTGGAAAGACGGTGCTTCTCCATCTGAGAGTGGGCCTGGATCCCAACAAGTGTCAGACTTTGAGGACAATACCTGTGAAATGAAACCAGGAACCTGGTCTGATGAGTCTTCCCAAAGCGAAGATGCAAGGAGCAGTAAGCCAGCTGCCAAAAAAAAGGCTACCATGCAAGGTGACAGAGAGCAGTTGAAATGGAAGAATAGTTCCTATGGAAAAGTTGAAGGGTTTTGGTCTAAGGACCAGTCACAGTGGAAGAATGCATCTGAGAATGATGAGCGCTTATCTAACCCCCAGATTGAGTGGCAGAATAGCACAATTGACAGTGAGGATGGGGAACAGTTTGACAACATGACTGATGGAGTAGCTGAGCCCATGCATGGCAGCTTAGCTGGAGTTAAACTGAGCAGCCAACAGGCCTAAGTGCCAGGTTCCCTGGCATTGGTGACATGCTGCAGCCTGGAATTCTGATCTCCATTCAGTGTGACTGCAAAGCTTGTCTTCTCACTGGTACTGCCTTGTGAGTACTGGTTGGACTGTGGGGCATGGGGCCGCTGCAGTTCCAGTTTCTAAGTCTGTGACACAACAGGCTGATCTTGCTTCAGAACCTTCTCTGACAGACACGGTAACTAAATGTGAAAAACCAATAAGCTGGTGACTCATGAATACACACGAGGAAAAGCAGAGGTTTATTTTATCTGCCTTTTCAacatttctttccctctgtgaAATGATTGGTCATGTCTTCGAGAAGCGTTAAACTAATTCACATGGTAGTGTAGGGCCAACATACAAGCTACCAGTCTAATGTGTATAGTAGACTTTGGGAAAAGcgatttttttcatgtattcattctgAATAGTTGAAATGTATATTTGTACAGTCTTTTAGACCTATTCAGGTGATGCTCATGATCCTGTTACTGTGTGCCCatcatagatttctttttttagtgttgCCCTTGCTGTGTAATAAACGCTCTATCTAGTTTACCTAGCAAAAGCTCAAAACTGCGCTAGTATGGACTTTTTGGACAGACTTAGTTTTTGCACATAACCTTGTACAATCTTGCAACAGAGGCCAGCCACGTAAGATATATATCTGGACTCTCTTGTATTATAGGATTTTTCTTGTTCTGAATATCCTTGACATTACagctgtcaaaaacaaaaactggtatTTCAGATCTGTTTTCTGAAATCTTTTAAGCTAAAATCACATGCAAGAATTGACTTTGCAGCTACTAATTTTGACACCTTTTAGATCTGTATAAAAGTGTGTTGTGTTGAAGCAGCAAACCAATGAGTGCTGCATTTTGGATATTTAGTTTTATCTTTAGTTCAACACCATCATGGTGCATTCATTTATACCATCTAATATATGACACACTGTTGTAGTATGTATAATTTTGTGATCTTTATTTCCCTTTGTATTCATTTTAAGCATCTAAATAAATTGCTGTATTGTGCTTAatgtaaatatttgctttattacacATGACAGTCCTGTGTGTCCATTATATCTTTTGCCATTTAATGCCATAACTCTTTCATCAGAGATGGCAGCCACAGTCACAGAGGAAACTTGTGGAAAACCCAAGatctgtcatctgcaaatagaatgCTTTCTCTTGAGGCACCTGGtacaaaatctgtttttcttttttcttttttctttttttttaactgaaaaataacCACCCTTGAGTTTTTCAGTTCACCTTTTGTTAAGGAGCAGAAcctgcatatatatgtaaatgtctcaatgatataaaaaaaaaagatgtaaacatGGATTGGCATTAATTTGCAAGCAGAATCTTAATAGCCTGATgggttctttgtttgtttttttcttccagatgAAGTTAAGCGTTCGTTTTCACCTTACAATGGGAACAACTGTAGTGCAGGCAGCTCTGCCTCTATTGCCACTCTTGGCCCTCTTGCTATTAAGGGAAAGGCTTTGAAGAGCACACATTTACAGGGCTGTAAAGATGGAAGGAGCTGGTATTTTTACCATGGGTAGATTCCCAAGAGAACTTGTACTAAAAAGCAGAAAGTTACAAGGAAGCAGAATTAGGCCAACATTTCCAGCAATTAAAACAATGATGGGAAGCTCCAATCCATGAGGAGGCTGGTCAGTCACCTCAAGAATACTGGCCTAAAGAAGTCTGAAGTGGCTGATGTCCATAACCTGTGAGTCCGTTTCCAAAAGACTCTTGTTAATGCTGTTAGCAGAGAGTAGAGATGTGACCGGCCTCTCCCTAAGATGTTACGCTTCTCAACAACAGTACAGGAAGAAGTGTAAGAATAGACTAGAAACTTTAAGGAATTTGGGGCTGGAATGGAGCGATGTTACATCtgttgttacacaggtaaattaTAAATTCTACATGCACCAGCCAAAACTTAGGACAGGATGTCCCCAAATTAAGATGCTACAGATTACCAAATCAGAAATAACCAGCTGGATTTAGGCCAGCTCACATTTATTTGGAAATCACCCTCCCTGATTAACAGGCTTCTGAGTTGTACGTGGAGGACTAATGAGACTTGTACAAGACACCATGGGGCTTGGGGTCCAGGTCCCAGTTGGATATCGGAACAGAGACAGATAAGTGTGTTTCCTCATTAAGGTGGTGGGAGTGTGCCTTTTGGCATTCAGAAAAGGGTTTAGCCACTCTAAGCTGGAAATAAAGATTCCCAACTGGAAATGTTGCAGAATCCCTACAAGTGTCtcaataaaagccattttaaaagaacattggATATTGTTTGCTTTTCGAATAACCTGGAGATCGTTGGCCGTGGCAACGTGCTGCCACCTAATTAGAGAATGCCTGTAAATGTAGGCTGAACAATTCTAACATGAGAAAACCTAAGTATCCTACAGAGGTTTGGtgtgtttcgttttgttttgtttttgtgggggtcggggggtggggaggtgtgTTTTTGGCCCTGCAGGTTTTCTTGTGGGAATGAGTTCCAGTCAGACAAGCTAGGACTGTGGTTTCTCTCCCTGTTCATCACATAGAGCATTTTCTCATCCTATCTTTGGTTCCTTGTCTGTATAGGGAGAGAAGAATCTTTATCAAACAGCTTCATTCCCAGCAGAAAGGGTATCTGTGCCTCATATCGCTCTAGAGTTGTATGTCAGTTTGATCCCAATGCCTGCCCCTTTGTAACGACATCCATTTCTGGCATGAACAAAATGAGTGCCAAATTTGAAAACTGGGATGTGTTAAAGACGGGAGTTTCCCATCTGAGATGCTTCACACTAGAAACAAACCTGCTTATTGCCAAATAAGTACTGCCATACAGAAGTGTAGTTCCTTTACTACTTAGACCTCAGACTACTAGCACTGAGTCCTGGAGATGAGGCTCAAGAATTATCACTCCGTggttcgttttttgtttttgagatggagtcttgctctgctgcccaggctggagtgcagtggcaccatctcagctcactgcaatctccgcctcctgggttcaagcgattctcctgcctcagcttcccaagtagctgggactacaggcacgtgccaccatgcctggataaattttttttgtatttttagtagagacagtttcaccatgttagccagaatggtctccatctcctgaccttgtgatccgcctgcctcagcctttcaaagtgctgggattacaggcgtgagccaccacgcccatccatCTCTACGTGGTTCTATGCCACTAACATTTGAGAACCATTTAGCTTGATGGAAATTTTCTTTCCCTGATGAAATTAAATAGAACATGTTGAACACATGGATTTTGCAGAGTATcaggcagtgttttttttttctgcctgttgTGTCCCTTACTTCCAGCACCCCTGCTGAGCAATAATTAGGTGCCAGTTGAGGCATGTTTCACCAAAATGTCATGGAGGAACATCTCAAAAGCTTCCAGAAGACTGGAAATGAAGAGGCTGCTCCCACCATTAGGAAATGGCATTCCAACATACCAATTATCAGTGGGTCACCATGAGGTAATCTAGAAGAAAAACATCTTAGCTGATATAAACTTGACAGGcaggtttgaaaataaaatgcatttctccCAGCTGCTGGAAAGTTGGCTTGAAAAGTTGACCAAAGGAAGGTCCCCATTTGCTAATTGTTTGCATTCTGCTTCCCACCAACTTGTACCACTTTAGTAACGGACTACTCGCTGTAACTTGAACGTAGTGGAGCTACAGTATAAGTGGGGTTGTGTTTTAAAGTTAGCACGTGAGAGTTGCATATAGTCAAAATCACCCCCTGAAAATTCTTGTCATTATTTCAAAGTGTTCCAACCAAGAGAAGGGGACGTGGGAAGGAAGGTCCCTAGTCATTTCCAGGACAAATCTTGCACACTATTTAATGAGTTTggctgcatgtgtgtgttttcagcATACAGCGTCAATGCATCTGTGATGCAAACCCCTTCCCCATCCAGGACACCATCTAGCCTTAAGGTGTAAAACCATTTAAACCTGAACTGGCTTTTGCAATTAAAAATCcttattttggccgggcgcggtggctcacgcctgtaatcccagaacttcgggaggctgaggcaggtggatcacctgaggtcaggagtttgagatcagcctggccaacatggtgaaaccctgtctctactaaaaatacaaaaattagccgggcgtggtggtgggcgcctgtaaacccagctactcaggaggctaagccaggagaaacttgaacccaggaggcggaggttgcagtgagccaagatcacgccattgcactccagcctgggtgacaagagtgaaactccatcttaaaaaaaaaagaaaaaatccttatTTATGTACCTTTAATAATGTCTTATTACTATAAGTGAAGCAAAATGGATACTCTAATAAGCAGAGCAGGCACCTTTTA
It contains:
- the ADNP gene encoding activity-dependent neuroprotector homeobox protein isoform X1, producing the protein MFQLPVNNLGSLRKARKTVKKILSDIGLEYCKEHIEDFKQFEPNDFYLKNTTWEDVGLWDPSLTKNQDYRTKPFCCSACPFSSKFFSAYKSHFRNVHSEDFENRILLNCPYCTFNADKKTLETHIKIFHAPNASAPSSSLSTFKDKNKNDGLKPKQADSVEQAVYYCKKCTYRDPLYEIVRKHIYREHFQHVAAPYIAKAGEKSLNGAVPLGSNAREESSIHCKRCLFMPKSYEALVQHVIEDHERIGYQVTAMIGHTNVVVPRSKPLMLIAPKPQDKKSMGLPPRIGSLASGNVRSLPSQQMVNRLSIPKPNLNSTGVNMMSSVHLQQNNYGVKSVGQGYSVGQSMRLGLGGNAPVSIPQQSQSVKQLLPSGNGRSYGLGSEQRSQAPARYSLQSANASSLSSGQLKSPSLSQSQASRVLGQSSSKPAAAATGPPPGNTSSTQKWKICTICNELFPENVYSVHFEKEHKAEKVPAVANYIMKIHNFTSKCLYCNRYLPTDTLLNHMLIHGLSCPYCRSTFNDVEKMAAHMRMVHIDEEMGPKTDSTLSFDLTLQQGSHTNIHLLVTTYNLRDAPAESVAYHAQNNPPVPPKPQPKVQEKADIPVKSSPQAAVPYKKDVGKTLCPLCFSILKGPISDALAHHLRERHQVIQTVHPVEKKLTYKCIHCLGVYTSNMTASTITLHLVHCRGVGKTQNGQDKTNAPSRLNQSPSLAPVKRTYEQMEFPLLKKRKLDDDSDSPSFFEEKPEEPVVLALDPKGHEDDSYEARKSFLTKYFNKQPYPTRREIEKLAASLWLWKSDIASHFSNKRKKCVRDCEKYKPGVLLGFNMKELNKVKHEMDFDAEWLFENHDEKDSRVNASKTADKKLNLGKEDDSSSDSFENLEEESNESGSPFDPVFEVEPKISNDNPEEHVLKVIPEDALESEEKLDQKEDGSKYETIHLTEEPTKLMHNASDSEVDQDDVVEWKDGASPSESGPGSQQVSDFEDNTCEMKPGTWSDESSQSEDARSSKPAAKKKATMQGDREQLKWKNSSYGKVEGFWSKDQSQWKNASENDERLSNPQIEWQNSTIDSEDGEQFDNMTDGVAEPMHGSLAGVKLSSQQA
- the ADNP gene encoding activity-dependent neuroprotector homeobox protein isoform X2 is translated as MPKSYEALVQHVIEDHERIGYQVTAMIGHTNVVVPRSKPLMLIAPKPQDKKSMGLPPRIGSLASGNVRSLPSQQMVNRLSIPKPNLNSTGVNMMSSVHLQQNNYGVKSVGQGYSVGQSMRLGLGGNAPVSIPQQSQSVKQLLPSGNGRSYGLGSEQRSQAPARYSLQSANASSLSSGQLKSPSLSQSQASRVLGQSSSKPAAAATGPPPGNTSSTQKWKICTICNELFPENVYSVHFEKEHKAEKVPAVANYIMKIHNFTSKCLYCNRYLPTDTLLNHMLIHGLSCPYCRSTFNDVEKMAAHMRMVHIDEEMGPKTDSTLSFDLTLQQGSHTNIHLLVTTYNLRDAPAESVAYHAQNNPPVPPKPQPKVQEKADIPVKSSPQAAVPYKKDVGKTLCPLCFSILKGPISDALAHHLRERHQVIQTVHPVEKKLTYKCIHCLGVYTSNMTASTITLHLVHCRGVGKTQNGQDKTNAPSRLNQSPSLAPVKRTYEQMEFPLLKKRKLDDDSDSPSFFEEKPEEPVVLALDPKGHEDDSYEARKSFLTKYFNKQPYPTRREIEKLAASLWLWKSDIASHFSNKRKKCVRDCEKYKPGVLLGFNMKELNKVKHEMDFDAEWLFENHDEKDSRVNASKTADKKLNLGKEDDSSSDSFENLEEESNESGSPFDPVFEVEPKISNDNPEEHVLKVIPEDALESEEKLDQKEDGSKYETIHLTEEPTKLMHNASDSEVDQDDVVEWKDGASPSESGPGSQQVSDFEDNTCEMKPGTWSDESSQSEDARSSKPAAKKKATMQGDREQLKWKNSSYGKVEGFWSKDQSQWKNASENDERLSNPQIEWQNSTIDSEDGEQFDNMTDGVAEPMHGSLAGVKLSSQQA